The genomic interval TAAGCTGCTTGGCAAATATAATGTCTGTATATATACTTCTATCCATTACAACCTTGTTTAATTTTGAAGCTTCCTTTATATGTTTAAAACGTCTATTTAAAAATAAAATCTGTAATGGAAATGAGTATCTCTTTCTATCTTCATAGAACCTGTCCAACAAGGGATTGTCTATTACTGGCTCTGGTAGAGCTTTATATCCCCTTTTCTCTTCTAATATTCGCATAAGAGTTGATTTTCCAACTCCTACTACTCCATCAACAATTAATGAAATATTATTTTGATTAGTTTCCATTTTAATTCCTCCTCTCTTAACCTGCCAGCCTGTTTATTTCTTCTATTTTATTCATTATAAGGCCAACTACATAATCCTGATGCTCTTTATTATTTTCAAAATCAATATTATCAACATTAATCTTTAATATAGGAGCTTCAGTAAAATCATTGTATAATTGAGTATAATGCTTATTCAATCTTTCCCAATACGCTCTATCCACATTCATTTCATATTCTCTTCCCCTAAGCTTAATTCTTTCTATAGCTTTATCAACGCTAATTTCAAGATATACTACTAGTGTTGGTGGGGTTATATTCATCATCATATTATCAAATAATTCATAATAAAGTTCATACTCAGTCTTAGACATGTTGCCATTTTCTAGATGCATCTTAGCGAAAATAGCATCTCCATATATACTTCTATCCATTACTACTTTACCTTTAATTTTTCTACTCTCTTTTATAAAACGAAACTTTTTATTTAAAAAGTGTACTTGAAGGGGAAATGCATAACGCTCCATATTGGAATAAAACTTATGTAAAATAGGGTTATCTATTACTGGTTCATATAAAGGTGTAAATCCTTCCCTCTCCTTTAAAATTCTCAATAGTGTAGATTTACCAACCCCAACTACTCCATCTATTACTATATTTACATTATTCAACTTTTTTGAGGTCTTTTTCATTGGTTACCTCCTTTTTCCTACTAGATATTGTATTGTATTAATTAAAAAACTCAATATATGGCAACTCTGTGTATTATATCATATATAAAGCCTTTTGTGTATGAAAAATTCTTAACTACAAACAAAAAATCAAGGGAAACTTATCCCTTGACTTACAAATTTAATGGTTTGCTGGAAATGAATTGTGTAAATGTGCAAAATATTTAGTTTTTGCCATCTTCATTATAAGACTCGGTTCAGAATATTCTTGTCCAGTATAAACATCTTTAAATAGATGAATATTACTAAAATGTAGATGCTGATACCCCCGATTTAACCTTTTTGTTTCTGTATTACGATATCTTATCCCCATAGTAAGCCCCCTTTCCTTTTATTAAATTTGAGTTGCTTGTGTGATTATCCCCTAATCCCTTAATGTGATATGTAAGTTATTAAAAAAGCCAAGGATTAGTACAACCCTTGGCTTCATATCGTAAAACATTTTATTCTGTTTATATAGTAATATCCTTTGTAATGTATATTAATATTATTGTTAGGTAAAATTTTATAATAAACTTCCCTTTTTATTATTATAACATATATCTTCAATTTACTCAATTTCCAATTTGTTCCATAATTATTCAGCATAAGCAAGGTCTTTTTCTAAAATGAACTTATTTATCACATGTGCCACACCATGCTGGTCATTTGTATATGTCACATAATCAGCTATCTTCTTCATTTTAGAAAAACCATTTGCCATAGCTACACCTAGCCCTGCATTTCTTATCATATGTTCATCATTTTCTGAATCCCCTATACATATTATTTCTTCTTGTTTAATACCTAATTGGTCAGCTATTCTTTTAACTCCCGTCCACTTATTGCAATTTTTATTTATAACTTCTAATGTAAATTCAAAAGGTTTTACAACAGTGTATTTATCAGAAAGTCTAGTTGTAACTGTATCTAACACATTCTCTTCTAGTATTTTAGCGTTTTTTAAATATTTTTCATCTATATCAATAAATTCTTCAAAGAACACTTTTATTTTCTTTAATGCCTTTGCACTATCATTTATAATTGTAACTTTATATGCTTCAATGTCCTGTAGTGAATCAAAATCTTTTATTTCTACCGGAACACGATTTGCTATCGATTCTAATTGACTAAAGGCATCATCTTGAAAAGCTACAATTTTATCTCTGGTATATACATTTACACTCAAGTTGAGTTCATTAGCTAATTTATAGATATATTTTAACTCTTCCATACCTAAACTATAATTTTGAATTATTTTACTCATAGTATTATTTACTACTAATCCACCTGCACAAGATACACAATAGTTATCATCATTTATTAAATTTAACTCTTCTAGGTAAGGACGTAATCCACCAAATATACGTCCTGAAGCTAGTACCACCTTAACTCCTGCATCTATTGCCTCTTGGATGGCTTTAAAGTTTTCCTTTGATATCTTATGCTCTTTATTTAGCAAAGTCCCATCCATATCAATTGCCACTAATTTATACATAGAATATTTCGCCCCCTAAATTTTTAGATAATTTTCCTCTTTTTGTCTTCTATAATATATTAACACAAAATATTCTACTCTCCACTAATTTTTTATTATCATTTTGTTAAGTTAACTAGTATGTATTTTTTAAGTTATAAAAAAATTTTTTTATAAATATCACTAAAACAATACTTCTGAATACTATGTATTAGGAATTAGGACAACAGAGTTTTGACACAAAAAAATAAATAAGGAGTTGACACTATATGGATGCTAATGTGAAAAGTGAAGTAAATCAAGTTAATGTTGAATATAATAACAACCAAGGTCAAACTTATTGTGCTGATGTTGAAGGCGGAACAGTTGGAATATGTAAAAACACTCCTGTTGAGCTAGACCCAATAACTACTGGTGTAGTTGCAAAAATACCTGTAGTTTTATCAGAACTTACTGTTAAGTTCCATGTAACAGCAAATATCGAACTTCCATGGCCGGCGCTTGAAATAAAAGATATTAAGAAAAGACTAAAAATTACTCAATGCCTATTATTACAGGATACTAATGTACTATTCATTAAAGGTTTCGTAAGAAAGAATATTGATTTCTCAACTATAGATTGCTATAACAGTGATGGTGTATGCGGTAAAATCAAACATTGTACAGTAGATATTCCATTCGAATGTACAACTGATGTAACTTTCAATGGTACTAACCCAGCACCAATAATTGAAACAACTCAATCTGAATTTGAATTCTTTAAAACAGAAGAACTTCCTAATGGTTTTGCAGAAAAAGATAAACTATTGTCTGGTGACTTATCAGAATTCAATAAAATAAGCACAGAGTACTTCAATGAACTACCTTTCTGCGAATTAATAAGTAGCAGAATTGTTGAATATGATGAATATTTAAACAGAACTCCTATTGATTCTGATGCTCCATTTGAAGAAAAATACTTTGATGAAATAGAAGAAAAAATGGTTATATTCTTAACACTAAAGTTATTGCAAAATCGACAAGTTTTAATCGACCCAGCTACAGGTCAAATATGTGGATGTAAAGAATAGTAATAGTTTTAAAAGCGGCGTAAATGCCGCTTTTATTTTTATATATACACGAACCTAAGCTAAGCTAAAGCATAATATATAAATATGAATAAATTTCATTCACTAAAATTACATAGAAAAGGAGTGTTAACAAGTGAAAAATAAGAAACAATTAAAAATCGATAGTAAAGTGTTAGGAAAATGCGAAAATAATCCAGTAGATATCGAAACTATATCTGGATATACAGAAGCAAAAGTTCCTGTAATTTTAGCTGAATTCTCAACTCAATTCAATTTAAGTTTTTCACTAAATTTGTCATATGAAGTAAGTAGTATAAAAAATATAGATAATAAATTATTAATAACACAATGTATGCTAATACCAGGAACAGAAGTTGTTTATATTAAAGGTATTCTAAAAGAACATATGGATTATTATTCATATCATCCTTCAAACATAATAGGGGCAAAGGGTTCTACAAGGCACTGTACTATAAAAATTCCATTTGAATTTACTACAAATATTGTATTTAATATTCAACCTCCTAACCTACCTATAAAATCTACATCATCCGAAATTAAATACTTAAATAATTTAAGCTTTTCGAAAAATAACTGTATAAAGAATACTTATTTAACATGCGCTTCTGAAAATAAAAACAAAATAGATATACAATATTATAATAATTTCCCTTATTGCGAAATAGTAAATAGTGAAATCACCCAAAATAACATTCATACAATAAACAATGTAACTTCAAGTATTAATAAACCTTTAGGTATAAAAGAAAATAAAAAAATAGAAAAAAACATGTCTATACTTTTAGGAATAAGGATACTCCAAGATAGATATATCGAAATTTATTCTAGCTCTAACACATAAAGAAATATACATTTATTCGAATTAAATCTATGTGTCACTAAATATCATTCGTAATAATCCATAATATATATATTTTTTCATTAAAAAAATTCGTTTTTTCTATTGACTAACCCCTGTTTATATATTATTATTTTTAAATGTGCGAACAAAACAAAAGATAATACAAATATCGTTCGTATTATCTGCTGTATTTACAACAAAGGAGGACAAGCAATGGAATTTACAAAATTAAACGATTATGTATCGCCATTAGAAAAAATATTTAAATTAAAACAAAATAAGACAAATGTGAAAACTGAAATCATGGCTGGTATAACTACTTTTATGACTATGGCTTATATTTTAATAGTTAATCCAAATATTCTTTCTGCTACAGGAATGGATTCAAGTGCATTATTTACCGCAACAGCTTTATCTTCAATAGTTGCTACATTAGTTATGGCTCTTTATGCAAATCTTCCTTTTGCATTAGCTCCTGCTATGGGACCAAATGCTTTCTTTGCTTTTACAGTAGTTTTAGGTATGGGATACTCATGGGAAACTGCCCTTACAGCAGTTTTTATTGAAGGAATCATATTTATCATTCTTACATTTTTTAATATAAGAGAAGCTATTGTAAATGCGATTCCTGTAAACTTAAAAAAAGCTGTTTCTGTAGGAATTGGTCTGTTTATAGCTTTCTTAGGTCTTTATAATTCAGGAATAGTAAAAACAGGTATGTTTCATGTAGGAGATGGTAAACTAGATGGAGTTCCTGTTGAGTTAGGTAAAGTTACATCACCACCTGTATTACTTGCATTAATAGGTCTTATTATAACTGGTTTATTATTAGCAAGAAAAACTAAAGGAGCATTATTATTAGGTATAATAGCTACAACTGTTATAGGTATACCTATGGGAGTTACCAAATTACCAGAAGGATTAAAATTTGTAAGTACTCCCCCTTCATTAAAACCTATACTATTTAAACTTAATTTTACAGAAATATTTTCACCCAAAATGCTAATAGTTCTATTTACGTTCTTATTTGTAGATATGTTCGACACGGTTGGAACTCTAGTGGGTGTTGCAACAAAGGCAAATATGTTAGATGAAAAGGGGAATGTACCAAAGGCTAAAGAAGCCCTTTTTGCTGACTCAATAGGTACTACACTAGGAGCTCTTTTTGGTACAAGCACAGTTACAACTTATGTTGAAAGTGCCGCAGGAGTTGCAGATGGAGGCAGAACTGGACTTACTGCATTATCTACAGCCTTTATGTTTACAGTTGCTTTATTCCTGTCTCCACTTTTTATGATGATACCATCTGCTGCAACAGCACCAGCACTTATATTAGTAGGATTATTTATGATGTCACCAATAAAGGATATAGACTTTGATAATTACACTGAGGCTATACCTGCATTCTTAACAATAATAATGATGCCACTTACTTACAGTATTTCAGAAGGTATAGTTTTCGG from Caldisalinibacter kiritimatiensis carries:
- a CDS encoding Cof-type HAD-IIB family hydrolase; this encodes MYKLVAIDMDGTLLNKEHKISKENFKAIQEAIDAGVKVVLASGRIFGGLRPYLEELNLINDDNYCVSCAGGLVVNNTMSKIIQNYSLGMEELKYIYKLANELNLSVNVYTRDKIVAFQDDAFSQLESIANRVPVEIKDFDSLQDIEAYKVTIINDSAKALKKIKVFFEEFIDIDEKYLKNAKILEENVLDTVTTRLSDKYTVVKPFEFTLEVINKNCNKWTGVKRIADQLGIKQEEIICIGDSENDEHMIRNAGLGVAMANGFSKMKKIADYVTYTNDQHGVAHVINKFILEKDLAYAE
- a CDS encoding deoxynucleoside kinase — encoded protein: MKKTSKKLNNVNIVIDGVVGVGKSTLLRILKEREGFTPLYEPVIDNPILHKFYSNMERYAFPLQVHFLNKKFRFIKESRKIKGKVVMDRSIYGDAIFAKMHLENGNMSKTEYELYYELFDNMMMNITPPTLVVYLEISVDKAIERIKLRGREYEMNVDRAYWERLNKHYTQLYNDFTEAPILKINVDNIDFENNKEHQDYVVGLIMNKIEEINRLAG
- a CDS encoding NCS2 family permease, whose translation is MEFTKLNDYVSPLEKIFKLKQNKTNVKTEIMAGITTFMTMAYILIVNPNILSATGMDSSALFTATALSSIVATLVMALYANLPFALAPAMGPNAFFAFTVVLGMGYSWETALTAVFIEGIIFIILTFFNIREAIVNAIPVNLKKAVSVGIGLFIAFLGLYNSGIVKTGMFHVGDGKLDGVPVELGKVTSPPVLLALIGLIITGLLLARKTKGALLLGIIATTVIGIPMGVTKLPEGLKFVSTPPSLKPILFKLNFTEIFSPKMLIVLFTFLFVDMFDTVGTLVGVATKANMLDEKGNVPKAKEALFADSIGTTLGALFGTSTVTTYVESAAGVADGGRTGLTALSTAFMFTVALFLSPLFMMIPSAATAPALILVGLFMMSPIKDIDFDNYTEAIPAFLTIIMMPLTYSISEGIVFGMTSYVALKLLNKKFKDVSLLMYVMVVLFIVKIVLG
- a CDS encoding CsxC family protein; translation: MDANVKSEVNQVNVEYNNNQGQTYCADVEGGTVGICKNTPVELDPITTGVVAKIPVVLSELTVKFHVTANIELPWPALEIKDIKKRLKITQCLLLQDTNVLFIKGFVRKNIDFSTIDCYNSDGVCGKIKHCTVDIPFECTTDVTFNGTNPAPIIETTQSEFEFFKTEELPNGFAEKDKLLSGDLSEFNKISTEYFNELPFCELISSRIVEYDEYLNRTPIDSDAPFEEKYFDEIEEKMVIFLTLKLLQNRQVLIDPATGQICGCKE